CGCCCGGGCCGGTGGCATCGGGGCACCTCGATGTCGCCCGCCGGCTCCGTCGGGTCGCGACCGGCAGCGCCACCGCGGGCATCACGATGGAGGCTGCAGCCCGCGCCTTCGATCTGGCCTTCGACCCCATCGAGGTGCACACCGCCGAGCTGTGGATCGACCGACGCTTCGCCGGAATCCCCGCACTGGCCACCATGGTCGAGCTGCTGGCCGGCGCCACGGTGTCGCGGCAGGTGGCCGCCCTCGGCGGCTACGACCTGGCCGGGACCGGGACCGAGCTGGCGACGTGAACCGACGCCACGCACCACCTCGTGTCACCAGACTGGTGCTCGGACTCCTGGTCGCCGTCCTGGCCTCGTGCGGCGCGGCCGAGCAGTCCGACGCGCAGCCCGACACCACGATCACCGTGGCCGCCGCGAGCGACCTGCGCTTCGCCTTCGAGGACCTGGGCGCCTCGTTCACCGACGAGACCGGCACCGAGGTCACCTTCTCGTTCGGGTCGTCCGGCCTGTTGCGCGAACAGATCATCAACGGCGCCCCGTTCGACCTGTTCGCCTCGGCCAACGTCGAGTTCGTCGACGCCGTCATCGACGCGGGTCGGGGCCAGGCCGACACCAAGGCGACCTACGCCTACGGGCGCCTGGCGCTCTGGGCCCCGCCGGGGACCCCCCTGCCCGACGCCATCGAGGACCTCACCGATCCGCGGTACTCGCGCATCGCCATCGCCAACCCCGACCACGCACCCTATGGCCTCGCCGCCGAGGCTGCTCTGGCCACGTCGGGCATCCTCGACGATCTCCGCGACCGGTTGGTCTATGGCGAGAACATCTCCGACACGTTCCGCATCGCCCAGAGCGGCAACGCGAGCGTGGGCATCATCGCCCTCTCACTGGTGATCGCCGACGGGAGCGACCACACGCTCGTCCCGGACGATCTCCACGACCCGCTCCGCCAAGCCCTGGTCGTCACCTCGACCGGGGAGCAGGGCGACGCCGCCCGGGCCTTCGCGGCCTACCTCGACACGCCTGCGGGGCGCGAGACCATGGCCTCCTACGGCTTCGTGGTGCCCGACGACCCCGAACCCGACCGGTGATGGCGGACTGGTTCCCCCTCTGGCTGTCGCTGCGGGTGGCGACCACCGCCACGCTGCTGGCGTGCGTGTTCGGTGTCGCGCTCGCCTACGTCCTGGCCAAGGGCCGGTTCCGGGGTCGGGGCCTGCTCGAGGCGGTCGTCACCATCCCCATCGTCCTCCCGCCCACGGTGCTCGGCTACTACCTGCTCACCACCCTCGGGGTGAACAGCCCCGTCGGTCGGGGCTGGGAGCAGGTGTTCGGCTCACCGCTGGTGTTCACCCAGGCCGCGGCGATCGTGGCGGCGACGGTGTCGGCGCTGCCCTTCGTCGTTCGCACCTCCCGGGCCGCGATCGAAGACGTCGATCCCCGGATCGAGGCGGCGGCGAGGGTCGCCGGACACCCCGAGTGGAAGGTGGCCACCCTGGTGACGCTGCCGGTCGCCCGGCGCGGGTTGACCGCGGGCATCGCCCTCGGCTTCGCCCGGGCCCTGGGCGACTTCGGTGCCACGATCATGGTTGCGGGCAACATCCCGCAGCGGACCCAGACCCTTCCCATCGCCGTGTACGACGCCGTCCAGGTCGGCGACCAGACCACGGCCCGGACCGGCTCGCTCGTGCTGGCGGCGATCGCCATCGTCGTGCTGCTGGCCATCTCCCAGTACTCCACGAGGCCGGCATGACCGTCGCCGTCGATTGCACCACCACGGTCGGGCCCATCACCGTGCACGCCCGCTTCACCGCCGACACTGGGATCACCGCGCTGTTCGGCCCGTCCGGCGCGGGCAAGAGCGTGACCTTGGCGACGATCGCCGGACTGCTGCGCCCGACCGCGGGCACGGTGGTGCTCGAAGGGACCACGGTGGCCGATCCCGCGAAGCGTGTCCACGTCCCCACCCAGGACCGGCACCTCGGCATGGTGTTCCAGGAGGCAGCGCTGCTCCCCCACCGCAGCCCGCTCGACAACGTCGCCCTCGCGGTGTCGGGCAGCGACAACCGTGCCGAGCGCAGGGAGCAGGCCCGGCGATGGCTCGACCGGGTGCATGCCTCCCACCTCGCGACCGTGTCGACCAGCGGGCTCTCGGGCGGTGAGCAACAGCGCGTCGCCCTCGCCCGTGCACTGGCCGGCGAGCCCAGGACCCTCCTGCTCGACGAGCCGTTCACCGCCCTCGACCAGCCCACCCGCGAGTCGTTGCGCGAGCTGGTCGCCAGCCTGGTGAGCGAGACCGGCACCACCGCCCTCGTGGTCACCCACGACATCGCCGACATCGCCGCACTTGCCGACAGGGTCGTCGTCTACGAGCCGGGGCGGACCATCGCGACCCACGATCTGCACCGTCGACGGCCCGACCACCACCGGGAGCTGGTCGAGCTGCTCGGGCTCGGGCCCTGATCCCCCGCCCCTTCCCCTGCGCGGCCCCGGGTGCGAGACTGATCCCATGCCCGATGCTGCAACCACCCCACCGGCAACACTCGACCAGCGCACCGCGGCCCAGGTCAAGGCGCGACGGGAACGGTTGCGGTCCACCGAGGAGCACCTGGCGTCGGCCGCGGCCGCTCCGTTCCCCGGCCGGCTCGACCTGTGGTGGGCGGGGGTGGCCAATGCCGCCACCGAGCTCGCATCGATGTTCGAGCACCACGTCCACGACACCGAAGGCACCGAAGGCCTGTTCTCCGAGATCGAGGCCGCGGCCCCCCGCCTGGCCAACGACGTGTCCAAGCTCCGCTCCGACCACCGCGAGATCGAGCGCGCGCTCGAGAGGTTGACCGCGTCGACGCCGCCACGGACTCCGGACGAGGTCTCCGCGGCGCGCGAGGCGATCCTGCAGGTGCTCTCCCGGCTGGCCCGACATCGCTTCGCCGGGTCCGATCTGCTCTACCAGGCCTACCAGGTCGACATCGGCGCCATGGACTGATCGCGTCGCGCCGGTCGCCTGTCCATCGGACGGGGAGCGATCCATCCCCCGGCCGCTACGCTGCGGCCCGAGGCCCCGGCCAACTGGTCGCAGGCCGTCCGTGTCCGCTCTGCTTCGGAGGAACCCACCAGCCATGGCCACCACCCGCAACGCATCCACCCACTGGGAAGGCCCGCTCGCCGAGGGCTCCGGTCAGGTCACCATGAAGTCCTCGGAGATCGGAACCTTCGACGTGTCGTGGCCGTCGAGGGCCGAGGAGCCCAACGGCCGCACCAGCCCCGAGGAGCTCATCGCCGCCGCCCACTCGTCGTGCTTCTCGATGGCCCTGTCGGCGGCGCTCGGCAAAGCCGGCAACCCGCCCGAATCGCTCGACACCTCGGCCGCGGTCACCTTCCAGCCCGGCGAGGGCATCACCGGCATCCACATCACGGTGCGGGGCAAGGTCCCGGGCATCTCCGCCGAGGACTTCACCGAAGCCGCCGAGGGCGCCAAGAGCAACTGTCCGGTCAGCCAGGCGCTCACCGGCACCACCATCACCCTCGAGGCCACCCTGGCCTGATCAGCTCGCTTGGTCGGGACCGTCGCCGACCGGGGTCAAGGGCCGGCCGCACAGACGGGTGAGTTCCCCGGCGGGCAGGTTCGGGGGCGCGGCCCCCGCCCAGGTGGGGCCCTCGCCACTGGTGCCTAGGATCGACGCCGTGATGAACATCTTCGTCCTGGGCCTCGACGAACCCAATCGGGTGCTGCTCGAGGCCCTCCCCGGTAGCGGAGACCGCTATCGCTTCCATCCGCTGCTCGACCACGACACGATCCGCGGGGTCGAGGAGTTCGCCGTCGAGGAGTGGCTGGACCGGTGCCGCGCCACCCTCGATGCCTTCGGGGGCAGCGTCGATGGCATCGTGTCGTTCTGGGACTTCCCGGTGACCGAGATGGCGGCGATCCTCTGCGCCGAGCGGGGACTGCCGAGCCCA
This sequence is a window from Acidimicrobiales bacterium. Protein-coding genes within it:
- a CDS encoding hemerythrin domain-containing protein encodes the protein MPDAATTPPATLDQRTAAQVKARRERLRSTEEHLASAAAAPFPGRLDLWWAGVANAATELASMFEHHVHDTEGTEGLFSEIEAAAPRLANDVSKLRSDHREIERALERLTASTPPRTPDEVSAAREAILQVLSRLARHRFAGSDLLYQAYQVDIGAMD
- a CDS encoding ATP-binding cassette domain-containing protein, with product MTVAVDCTTTVGPITVHARFTADTGITALFGPSGAGKSVTLATIAGLLRPTAGTVVLEGTTVADPAKRVHVPTQDRHLGMVFQEAALLPHRSPLDNVALAVSGSDNRAERREQARRWLDRVHASHLATVSTSGLSGGEQQRVALARALAGEPRTLLLDEPFTALDQPTRESLRELVASLVSETGTTALVVTHDIADIAALADRVVVYEPGRTIATHDLHRRRPDHHRELVELLGLGP
- the modB gene encoding molybdate ABC transporter permease subunit, with protein sequence MADWFPLWLSLRVATTATLLACVFGVALAYVLAKGRFRGRGLLEAVVTIPIVLPPTVLGYYLLTTLGVNSPVGRGWEQVFGSPLVFTQAAAIVAATVSALPFVVRTSRAAIEDVDPRIEAAARVAGHPEWKVATLVTLPVARRGLTAGIALGFARALGDFGATIMVAGNIPQRTQTLPIAVYDAVQVGDQTTARTGSLVLAAIAIVVLLAISQYSTRPA
- a CDS encoding OsmC family protein produces the protein MATTRNASTHWEGPLAEGSGQVTMKSSEIGTFDVSWPSRAEEPNGRTSPEELIAAAHSSCFSMALSAALGKAGNPPESLDTSAAVTFQPGEGITGIHITVRGKVPGISAEDFTEAAEGAKSNCPVSQALTGTTITLEATLA
- the modA gene encoding molybdate ABC transporter substrate-binding protein, which gives rise to MNRRHAPPRVTRLVLGLLVAVLASCGAAEQSDAQPDTTITVAAASDLRFAFEDLGASFTDETGTEVTFSFGSSGLLREQIINGAPFDLFASANVEFVDAVIDAGRGQADTKATYAYGRLALWAPPGTPLPDAIEDLTDPRYSRIAIANPDHAPYGLAAEAALATSGILDDLRDRLVYGENISDTFRIAQSGNASVGIIALSLVIADGSDHTLVPDDLHDPLRQALVVTSTGEQGDAARAFAAYLDTPAGRETMASYGFVVPDDPEPDR